Proteins encoded together in one Polaribacter reichenbachii window:
- a CDS encoding aminotransferase class I/II-fold pyridoxal phosphate-dependent enzyme, which translates to MTKDLFDRIVADKGPLGKWADQAEGYYVFPKLEGPISNRMSFNGKKVVTWSINDYLGLANHPEVLKVDGEAALEHGMAYPMGARMMSGHTPLHEQLERECAEFVDKEKAYLLNFGYQGIMSAIDALVTKNDVIVYDMDTHACIIDGVRLHAGKRFVYRHNDMESFEKNIKRATRVAEKSGGGILVISEGVFGMRGEQGRLKEIIAFKKEYNFRLLVDDAHGFGTLGEGGRGTGFEQGVQDDIDVYFATFAKSMAGIGAFLAGDKDVIQFLQYNLRSQMFAKSLPMAMVKGALKRLDMIRTMPELKEKLWQNTNALQSGLRNAGFDLGTTQTCITPVFLKGDIPEAMAMVNDLRENHGIFCSIVVYPVIPKGLIILRLIPTATHTQEDIDETIIAFSAIRENLENGTYKKIAAAMM; encoded by the coding sequence ATGACGAAAGATTTATTTGATAGAATTGTAGCGGATAAAGGGCCTTTAGGAAAATGGGCAGACCAAGCAGAAGGATATTATGTTTTTCCTAAATTAGAAGGACCTATTTCTAATAGAATGTCTTTTAATGGTAAAAAAGTTGTTACCTGGAGTATTAATGATTACTTAGGTTTAGCAAATCATCCTGAAGTTTTAAAGGTTGACGGAGAAGCAGCTTTAGAACATGGAATGGCTTACCCAATGGGAGCTAGAATGATGTCTGGACATACACCTTTACATGAACAATTAGAACGTGAATGTGCAGAATTTGTAGATAAAGAAAAAGCATATTTATTAAATTTTGGATACCAAGGTATCATGTCTGCAATAGACGCTTTGGTTACAAAAAACGATGTTATTGTGTATGATATGGATACACACGCTTGTATTATTGATGGTGTTCGTTTGCATGCAGGTAAACGTTTTGTTTACAGACACAATGATATGGAGAGTTTTGAGAAAAACATTAAACGTGCTACAAGAGTTGCAGAAAAATCTGGAGGTGGAATTTTAGTGATTTCAGAAGGAGTTTTTGGAATGAGAGGAGAGCAAGGACGTTTAAAAGAAATCATCGCTTTTAAAAAAGAATATAATTTTAGATTATTAGTAGATGATGCTCATGGTTTTGGAACTCTTGGAGAGGGAGGTAGAGGAACTGGTTTTGAGCAAGGTGTACAAGATGATATAGATGTTTATTTTGCAACTTTTGCTAAATCTATGGCAGGAATTGGAGCCTTTTTAGCAGGAGATAAAGATGTAATACAGTTTTTGCAATATAATTTAAGATCGCAAATGTTTGCAAAATCATTACCTATGGCAATGGTTAAAGGTGCATTAAAACGTTTGGATATGATTAGAACAATGCCAGAATTAAAAGAAAAATTATGGCAAAATACTAATGCACTGCAATCTGGTTTACGTAATGCTGGTTTCGATTTAGGGACTACGCAAACTTGTATAACACCAGTATTCTTAAAAGGAGATATACCAGAAGCAATGGCTATGGTTAATGATTTAAGAGAAAATCACGGTATTTTTTGTTCTATTGTTGTGTATCCTGTAATACCTAAAGGATTAATTATTTTAAGATTAATACCAACAGCAACACATACTCAAGAAGATATTGATGAAACTATAATTGCTTTTTCTGCAATTAGAGAAAACTTAGAAAACGGAACTTATAAAAAGATAGCTGCTGCAATGATGTAG
- a CDS encoding PLP-dependent cysteine synthase family protein translates to MTRNQGISNTILDLVGETPMVKLQRVTKKLKGRYYAKLEAFNPGLSQKDRIALHIVENAEKKGILKKGATIVETTSGNTGYSLAMIGLVKGYKCILAVSDKSSQDKIDLLQTMGAEVHVCPANVPAADPRSYYEVAKSIHKKTPNSVYINQYFNELNIDAHYRTTGPEIWEQTKGKITHLIVASGTGGTISGTGKYLKEQNPNVKVLGVDAIGSVLKKYHETGQLDLNEVAPYKIEGLGKNLIPTATNFDVIDIYEKVSDKEAAFAAREITNKEGIFCGYTCGAVLQAARQYEKQDYFNEDSVVVLIFPDHGSRYMNKIYNDSWMKEQGFI, encoded by the coding sequence ATGACTAGAAATCAAGGAATTAGCAATACTATTTTAGATCTGGTAGGGGAAACACCTATGGTAAAACTCCAAAGAGTTACAAAAAAATTAAAAGGTAGATATTACGCTAAATTAGAGGCATTTAATCCTGGATTATCCCAAAAAGACAGAATAGCGCTTCACATCGTAGAAAATGCAGAAAAAAAAGGAATATTAAAAAAAGGAGCAACAATTGTAGAGACAACTTCTGGTAATACAGGGTATAGTTTAGCAATGATTGGTTTGGTAAAAGGCTATAAATGTATTTTAGCAGTATCAGATAAATCATCTCAAGATAAAATAGATTTGCTTCAAACAATGGGTGCAGAGGTACATGTTTGTCCTGCTAATGTTCCTGCAGCAGACCCAAGATCTTATTACGAAGTTGCAAAAAGCATTCACAAAAAAACACCAAACTCTGTATATATTAATCAGTATTTTAATGAATTAAATATCGATGCACATTACAGAACAACTGGTCCAGAAATTTGGGAACAAACCAAAGGTAAAATAACGCATTTAATTGTAGCTAGTGGTACAGGAGGTACAATATCAGGTACAGGTAAATATTTAAAAGAGCAAAACCCTAATGTTAAAGTTTTAGGTGTAGATGCAATTGGTTCAGTTTTAAAGAAATATCATGAAACAGGTCAATTAGATTTAAATGAAGTTGCGCCTTATAAAATAGAAGGTTTGGGTAAGAATTTAATTCCTACTGCTACCAATTTTGATGTAATAGATATTTACGAAAAAGTAAGTGATAAAGAAGCAGCTTTTGCAGCAAGAGAAATTACAAATAAAGAAGGTATTTTTTGTGGTTACACTTGTGGAGCAGTTTTACAAGCTGCTAGGCAATACGAAAAACAAGATTATTTTAATGAAGATAGTGTTGTAGTTTTAATTTTTCCAGATCATGGTTCTAGATATATGAACAAAATTTACAATGATTCTTGGATGAAAGAACAAGGATTTATATAA
- a CDS encoding S9 family peptidase, which translates to MKSSDAKQPIAEKQPVKLEKHNDVRIDNYFWMRLSDEQKLSEVKDEQTQKVIDYLEAENTYYDKITDFSKTFQEELFEEMKGRIKEDDSSVPYKKNGYYYITRFEIGSQYPIYSRKKGDLNAEEQVIFNVNEFAKGFDYYQLGGLNISSDNKLAVFATDTVSRRQYFLRIKNLETGEIYKDIIDNTTGGSVWANDNKTFFYTKKNPVTLRSEKIFRHVLGTPASEDVEVYHEKDETFGTYVTKSKSEKYIIIGSYSTLSTEAQYLDADNPTGAFTMLQEREQDLEYNVAHYKDHFYLLTNKDNATNFKLMKTSVDKTTKENWVDVIPHREDTLLEDFSIFKDYLVLEERTNGLNKIRIKRWDETEDYYLPFDEETYAANVYGNPEFDTDVIRYSYNSFTTPSSVIDFNMDDKSKDIKKEQEVLGGKFDKNNYKSERVWATARDGKKVAISLVYHKDTKLDENTPLLQYAYGSYGYTIPDSFSTTRLSLLDRGFVYALAHIRGSEYLGRNWYDDGKMLNKKNTFYDFIDCSRFLIDHKYTSAKHLYAMGGSAGGLLMGAIVNMNPELYNGIIAAVPFVDVISTMLDDSIPLTTGEYDEWGNPNEKEFYDYIKSYSPYDQVEAKAYPNMLITTGFHDSQVQYWEPAKWVAKLRELKTDNNLLMLHTNMEAGHGGASGRFEALKETAKDYTFFLALENKLKI; encoded by the coding sequence ATGAAAAGTTCAGATGCAAAACAGCCCATTGCAGAAAAACAACCCGTAAAATTAGAGAAACATAATGATGTAAGAATAGACAACTATTTTTGGATGCGTTTGTCTGACGAACAAAAATTATCGGAAGTTAAAGATGAACAAACTCAAAAAGTTATTGATTATTTAGAAGCAGAAAATACTTATTATGATAAAATAACTGACTTTTCTAAAACTTTTCAAGAAGAATTATTTGAAGAGATGAAAGGCAGAATTAAAGAAGACGATTCTTCTGTGCCTTATAAAAAGAACGGTTATTATTATATAACACGTTTTGAAATTGGGAGTCAATACCCAATTTATTCAAGAAAAAAAGGAGATTTAAATGCAGAAGAGCAAGTTATTTTTAATGTAAATGAATTTGCAAAAGGTTTCGATTATTATCAATTAGGTGGTTTAAATATTTCTTCGGATAATAAATTGGCTGTTTTTGCAACAGATACAGTAAGTAGAAGGCAATATTTTTTAAGAATTAAAAACCTAGAAACAGGTGAGATTTATAAAGATATTATAGATAATACAACAGGTGGTTCTGTTTGGGCAAATGATAATAAAACGTTTTTTTATACCAAAAAGAATCCTGTAACTTTAAGAAGCGAAAAGATTTTTAGACACGTTTTAGGCACACCAGCATCAGAAGATGTAGAGGTTTATCACGAAAAAGATGAAACTTTTGGTACTTATGTTACCAAATCTAAATCAGAAAAATACATTATAATTGGGTCTTATAGTACACTTTCTACAGAAGCTCAATATTTAGATGCAGATAATCCTACAGGAGCATTTACAATGCTACAAGAAAGAGAGCAAGATTTAGAGTATAATGTTGCACATTATAAAGACCACTTTTATTTATTAACCAATAAAGATAATGCTACCAATTTTAAGTTGATGAAAACTTCTGTTGATAAAACAACTAAAGAAAATTGGGTAGATGTAATTCCTCATAGAGAAGATACATTATTAGAAGATTTTTCAATTTTTAAAGATTATTTGGTGCTTGAAGAACGTACAAATGGCTTAAATAAAATTAGAATAAAACGTTGGGATGAAACCGAAGATTACTATTTGCCTTTTGATGAAGAAACATATGCTGCAAATGTATATGGTAATCCAGAATTTGATACAGATGTAATTCGTTATTCTTACAATTCTTTTACTACACCAAGTTCTGTAATCGATTTTAATATGGATGATAAATCTAAAGATATTAAAAAAGAACAAGAGGTTTTAGGAGGAAAGTTTGATAAAAACAACTACAAAAGCGAAAGAGTTTGGGCAACAGCAAGAGATGGAAAAAAAGTGGCCATTTCTTTGGTTTATCATAAAGATACAAAGCTCGATGAAAACACACCGCTTTTACAATATGCTTATGGTTCTTATGGTTATACAATTCCAGATAGTTTTTCTACAACACGTTTAAGTCTTTTAGATAGAGGTTTTGTCTATGCATTAGCACATATTAGAGGTAGTGAATATTTAGGCAGAAACTGGTATGATGATGGTAAAATGCTAAATAAGAAAAACACCTTCTACGATTTTATTGATTGCTCTAGATTTTTAATTGATCATAAATATACATCAGCCAAACATTTATATGCAATGGGTGGTTCTGCAGGTGGTTTGTTAATGGGAGCTATTGTAAATATGAATCCTGAATTGTATAATGGAATTATTGCAGCTGTACCTTTTGTTGATGTTATTTCTACAATGTTAGACGATTCTATACCTTTAACAACAGGTGAGTATGATGAATGGGGAAACCCAAATGAAAAGGAATTTTACGATTATATAAAATCGTATTCTCCTTACGATCAAGTTGAAGCTAAAGCCTATCCAAATATGTTAATAACAACTGGTTTTCACGATTCTCAAGTACAATATTGGGAACCTGCAAAATGGGTTGCAAAATTAAGAGAATTAAAAACAGACAATAATTTATTGATGTTGCATACTAATATGGAAGCAGGTCATGGAGGTGCATCTGGTAGGTTTGAAGCATTAAAAGAAACTGCAAAAGATTATACATTCTTTTTAGCTTTAGAAAACAAATTAAAAATATAA
- a CDS encoding DUF2752 domain-containing protein, whose amino-acid sequence MHLNLEDYMLPCLSKTFFGLECLGCGFQRSFLLLINGNFIDAFKMYPAVYTLIGLFLFILLNFKLKFKHSKKIISRLAYLNLSIMIINYLIKINF is encoded by the coding sequence ATGCACCTAAATTTAGAAGATTATATGTTACCCTGTTTAAGCAAAACCTTTTTTGGTTTAGAATGCTTGGGCTGCGGTTTTCAAAGATCTTTTTTATTATTAATAAATGGTAATTTTATTGATGCTTTTAAAATGTACCCTGCAGTTTATACACTTATTGGCTTATTTTTATTCATTTTATTAAATTTTAAACTCAAGTTTAAACATTCAAAAAAAATAATTAGTAGATTAGCGTACCTAAATTTATCAATTATGATAATTAATTATCTAATAAAAATCAATTTTTAA
- a CDS encoding AsmA-like C-terminal region-containing protein, which produces MEKKKKSLEKRILKWSLITLLVLIIGLFSIPFLFKDKIVEMVSNTINNNINATVTFKETDLSLFRNFPLASINVNDIVVANKAEFKGDTLFKAESLDFSMKITELFKKADETIELNSIATKNGQVNIIFNEQNVGNYDIAIETEETSTTTNNNSFSFDIQEYELENMEFNYIDRSSDLKLQLKNINHQGNGNFAEDVLDLDTKTEAILSLDMANTNYLHDVAISLDAVLGIDLKNSKYTFKENTGYINQLPLNFDGYIQLVDENQLYDINFKTPTSEFKNLLALLPKQYSGNLNAIKTEGNFDLNGTVKGILSQDKIPAFNISFSSKNAMFKYDDLPKAVKNINIDAKVINKTGLTKDTYVNIDQLTFKIDEDVFATNGSIANLTTNPNVNLSAKGKINLENIGKVYPAPADLDLAGILNADVSTSFDMNSVEKGLYKNIKNTGTISVNNFKYDGNDVANAFIINKTEVSFNTNTIKLNEFDAKTGNSDISVRGNLDNFYGFLFNKEVLKGNFNLNSNNFKVADFLTESTSTEETNTQNSQLKIPAFLDCKFVANAKNVVYDDINLKNVSGTIYVKDEAVNLQNLKTDVFGGKIGFDGNVSTKGATSTFDIDLKLNQLSVAQSFSNLEMLKSIAPIANTIQGNFNSTIKVAGNLNEDMTPNLKTITGDLFGKLLDPKLNASNSKVLSLLSNKVSFLDADKLNLDGINAYLSFENGTVNVKPIPLKYKDIGIEISGNHSFDQSINYNIMFDVPVKYLGSEVTSLLAKLSPKDAAEVKSVPVKANLTGSFTSPNFSTNIKDATSNLINDLVEKQKQSLLNQGKNKLNSLLNINKNDKDSTETKENTTDKIKGVLGNLFSKKKTDTTKNNKQ; this is translated from the coding sequence ATGGAGAAAAAGAAAAAATCTTTAGAAAAAAGAATATTAAAATGGAGTTTAATAACCTTATTAGTTTTAATAATTGGGCTTTTTTCTATTCCGTTTTTATTTAAAGATAAAATTGTAGAAATGGTTTCTAATACCATCAACAATAATATAAATGCAACAGTAACTTTTAAAGAAACAGATTTAAGTTTGTTCCGTAATTTTCCTCTAGCAAGTATTAATGTAAATGATATTGTAGTTGCAAATAAAGCTGAATTTAAAGGAGATACTTTGTTTAAAGCAGAAAGTTTAGATTTTAGTATGAAAATTACTGAACTCTTTAAAAAAGCAGATGAAACCATAGAATTAAATAGTATTGCAACCAAAAATGGCCAAGTAAACATTATTTTTAATGAGCAAAATGTAGGTAATTATGATATTGCCATAGAAACTGAAGAAACATCTACAACAACCAATAACAATTCTTTTTCTTTTGATATTCAAGAATATGAATTAGAAAATATGGAGTTTAATTACATTGATAGAAGCTCTGATTTAAAGCTACAATTAAAAAATATCAATCATCAAGGAAATGGAAATTTTGCAGAAGATGTTTTAGATTTAGACACCAAAACAGAAGCAATTCTGTCTTTAGATATGGCAAATACTAACTATTTACACGATGTAGCCATTTCTTTGGATGCTGTTTTGGGAATTGATTTAAAAAATAGCAAATACACCTTTAAAGAAAACACAGGTTACATAAATCAATTACCATTAAATTTTGATGGCTATATTCAATTAGTTGATGAAAACCAGCTATATGACATCAATTTTAAAACACCAACATCAGAATTTAAAAATTTATTAGCACTTTTACCAAAACAATATTCAGGTAATTTAAATGCGATAAAAACTGAAGGTAATTTCGATTTAAATGGTACTGTAAAAGGTATTTTGTCTCAAGATAAAATACCGGCTTTTAATATTTCTTTTTCTTCTAAAAATGCAATGTTTAAATATGATGATTTACCAAAAGCTGTAAAAAATATAAATATTGATGCTAAAGTCATTAACAAAACTGGTTTAACAAAAGACACTTATGTAAATATAGATCAATTAACTTTTAAGATTGATGAAGATGTTTTTGCAACCAATGGTAGCATTGCAAACTTAACTACAAATCCGAATGTAAATTTAAGCGCAAAAGGAAAAATTAATTTAGAAAACATTGGTAAAGTTTATCCTGCTCCTGCTGATTTAGATCTAGCTGGAATTTTAAATGCAGATGTTTCTACAAGTTTCGATATGAATTCCGTTGAAAAAGGTTTGTATAAAAACATTAAAAATACAGGTACAATTAGTGTAAACAACTTTAAATATGATGGAAATGATGTTGCAAACGCATTTATAATCAATAAAACCGAAGTAAGTTTTAATACCAATACTATAAAACTAAACGAGTTTGATGCAAAAACTGGGAATTCTGATATTTCTGTAAGGGGGAATTTGGATAATTTCTACGGATTTCTTTTTAACAAAGAAGTTTTAAAAGGGAATTTCAATTTAAATTCTAACAACTTTAAAGTTGCAGATTTCTTAACAGAATCTACTTCAACAGAAGAAACGAATACACAAAATAGTCAACTTAAAATTCCTGCTTTTTTAGATTGCAAATTTGTAGCAAATGCTAAAAATGTGGTTTATGATGATATAAATTTAAAAAATGTTTCTGGTACTATTTATGTAAAAGACGAAGCTGTAAATCTTCAAAATTTAAAAACTGATGTTTTTGGCGGTAAAATTGGTTTTGATGGTAATGTCTCTACAAAAGGAGCTACCTCAACTTTTGATATTGATTTAAAATTAAACCAATTAAGTGTAGCTCAGTCTTTCTCTAATTTAGAAATGCTAAAATCTATTGCTCCAATTGCAAATACAATTCAGGGTAATTTTAATTCAACAATAAAAGTTGCTGGTAATTTAAATGAAGATATGACTCCGAATTTAAAAACCATAACAGGTGATTTATTTGGTAAATTATTAGATCCAAAACTAAATGCAAGTAACTCTAAAGTACTAAGTTTATTAAGTAATAAAGTTTCTTTTTTAGATGCTGACAAATTAAATTTAGACGGAATAAATGCTTATTTATCCTTCGAAAACGGAACAGTAAATGTTAAACCAATTCCGTTAAAATATAAAGACATTGGTATAGAAATTTCTGGTAATCATAGTTTTGATCAATCTATAAATTACAATATTATGTTCGATGTTCCTGTAAAATATTTAGGTTCAGAAGTAACTAGCTTACTAGCAAAATTATCACCTAAAGACGCTGCAGAAGTAAAAAGTGTGCCTGTAAAAGCGAATTTAACAGGTAGTTTTACAAGTCCTAATTTTTCTACAAATATTAAAGATGCTACTTCCAATTTAATAAATGATTTGGTAGAAAAGCAAAAACAAAGTTTACTAAATCAAGGTAAAAACAAATTAAATAGCTTATTAAACATTAATAAAAACGATAAGGATTCTACAGAAACAAAAGAAAATACTACTGATAAAATTAAAGGAGTTTTAGGTAATCTTTTTAGCAAAAAGAAAACAGATACTACAAAAAACAATAAGCAGTAA
- a CDS encoding CCC motif membrane protein: MKKLNTTLIYVLSSVSLLCCCFFGLGILLALPSFLIANKKFKEATQYPEEFDAEEVKAMSTARTFALVALAINGLWFIYSVYSFATMDTEAFWEEFNKRMEEYQ; the protein is encoded by the coding sequence ATGAAGAAATTAAACACTACCCTAATCTATGTATTATCATCTGTAAGTCTCTTGTGCTGTTGCTTTTTTGGGCTTGGAATCCTTTTAGCATTACCTTCTTTTTTAATTGCTAATAAAAAATTTAAAGAAGCCACGCAATATCCGGAAGAATTTGATGCTGAAGAAGTAAAAGCAATGTCAACTGCAAGAACATTTGCACTAGTTGCGTTAGCTATTAATGGTTTATGGTTTATTTATAGTGTATATAGTTTTGCGACAATGGATACAGAAGCTTTTTGGGAAGAGTTTAATAAAAGAATGGAAGAATATCAGTAA
- a CDS encoding response regulator, giving the protein MRKKYSQRRLNLLFTLALIHVGLSLLTVFIAHNLGFTWLRNYNIFNIFIYVIAATIVKKGLLNYARVIYLLASNFGIAVIASYVGKFGSVEFIYMFNIGLPFILFSFRRERLLVLLFTIVPLILWTLLFITEFSLFTDRKLDPVIAKEFIYPISVASAIGLVIFQLIYFLILNTKYFNRIENKKIEAIEASNAKSDFLSTMSHEIRTPLNAVIGLSHILGDDNPREDQVQNIEALNYSGKILLNLLNNVLDFSKMQSTTIELDNIPTNLLIATKQIKKIHEASCLRKGITMNLEVDEDIPVVWLDVVRFNQVINNLVTNAIKFTDVGSVTLRIKKVNQIGKSKLTLLTEIIDTGIGIPKDKQGTIWEAFTQASTNTNRLYGGTGLGLPIVKSIVNTMGSDVMIDSEMGKGSRFYFEIDLEIASEKELKKTIRKKKYNFEGKKVLLVEDNLINVMVGKQILEKSKLTVDVANDGAVAVTKIKENDYDVVLMDIQMPVMDGYTATKEIRKFNKRIPILALSASVFMEVKDKISECGMNGFIFKPFDPQDLLDQIEAAIKK; this is encoded by the coding sequence ATGAGAAAAAAGTATTCTCAAAGAAGGTTAAATCTTTTATTTACACTAGCATTAATACATGTTGGTCTTTCTTTACTCACTGTTTTTATAGCACATAACTTAGGGTTTACCTGGCTAAGAAACTACAATATATTTAATATTTTTATATATGTTATAGCAGCCACTATTGTAAAAAAAGGTTTGCTAAATTATGCCAGAGTAATTTATTTATTGGCAAGTAATTTTGGTATTGCTGTTATTGCTTCTTATGTTGGTAAATTTGGTAGTGTAGAGTTTATCTATATGTTTAATATTGGTTTACCTTTTATCTTATTTTCTTTTAGAAGAGAAAGGTTGCTAGTATTACTATTTACTATAGTTCCATTAATTTTATGGACACTTTTATTTATCACTGAATTTAGTTTATTTACAGATAGAAAATTAGATCCTGTAATTGCTAAAGAATTCATTTACCCAATATCAGTAGCAAGTGCAATTGGCTTAGTTATTTTTCAATTAATCTATTTTTTAATTCTGAATACAAAATATTTTAATAGAATAGAAAACAAAAAAATAGAAGCCATAGAAGCATCAAATGCAAAATCAGATTTTTTAAGCACAATGAGTCATGAGATAAGAACTCCTTTAAATGCTGTTATTGGTTTATCACATATTTTAGGTGATGATAACCCAAGAGAAGATCAGGTTCAAAACATCGAAGCACTCAATTATTCTGGTAAAATATTATTAAACTTATTAAACAATGTACTAGATTTCAGCAAGATGCAATCTACTACAATAGAATTAGATAACATTCCGACTAATTTATTAATTGCAACAAAACAGATTAAAAAAATTCATGAAGCTTCTTGTTTACGTAAAGGAATTACAATGAACTTAGAAGTTGATGAAGACATACCAGTAGTTTGGTTAGATGTTGTTCGATTTAACCAAGTAATAAATAATCTTGTAACAAATGCCATTAAATTTACAGATGTTGGTAGTGTTACTTTAAGAATAAAAAAAGTAAATCAGATTGGTAAAAGTAAATTAACATTGCTTACAGAAATTATTGATACTGGAATAGGAATACCAAAAGATAAACAAGGCACCATTTGGGAAGCCTTTACACAAGCATCAACTAATACAAATCGTTTATATGGTGGTACTGGTTTAGGTTTACCTATTGTAAAAAGCATTGTAAACACTATGGGTTCTGATGTAATGATTGATAGTGAAATGGGCAAAGGAAGTCGTTTTTATTTTGAAATTGATTTAGAAATTGCATCAGAAAAAGAACTAAAAAAGACGATTAGGAAGAAGAAGTATAATTTTGAAGGTAAGAAAGTTCTGTTAGTAGAAGACAACCTTATAAATGTGATGGTTGGTAAACAGATTTTAGAAAAATCTAAACTAACTGTAGATGTTGCTAATGACGGGGCAGTTGCCGTAACAAAAATAAAAGAAAACGATTATGATGTTGTACTTATGGACATTCAAATGCCAGTTATGGATGGTTATACAGCTACAAAAGAAATTAGAAAATTTAATAAAAGAATACCAATCTTAGCCCTTTCTGCTTCCGTTTTTATGGAAGTAAAGGACAAGATTAGTGAATGTGGTATGAATGGTTTTATCTTTAAGCCTTTCGATCCGCAAGATTTACTAGACCAAATTGAAGCTGCTATAAAAAAATAG
- a CDS encoding YbaB/EbfC family nucleoid-associated protein, with protein MFGDLSGMMDKLKKAQEEVEKTKVRLDSVLIDETSADGKIKVTLTANRNIKSIAIDDSLLTDAEELEDFLIITLNKAIEKASKINVTEMASAAKSGMPNIPGM; from the coding sequence ATGTTTGGAGACTTATCAGGAATGATGGATAAACTTAAAAAAGCGCAAGAAGAAGTAGAAAAAACCAAAGTTAGGTTAGATTCTGTTTTAATTGATGAAACTTCTGCGGATGGTAAAATTAAAGTAACTTTAACTGCTAATAGAAACATTAAATCTATTGCAATTGATGATTCTTTACTTACTGATGCTGAAGAGTTAGAAGATTTTTTAATTATCACTTTAAATAAAGCCATTGAAAAGGCTTCTAAAATTAACGTAACAGAAATGGCTTCTGCTGCTAAAAGTGGAATGCCAAACATACCTGGAATGTGA